In one window of Camelina sativa cultivar DH55 chromosome 15, Cs, whole genome shotgun sequence DNA:
- the LOC104745017 gene encoding putative BTB/POZ domain-containing protein At3g08660: protein MGTISDSPSLSLSSPSYTPCNSRSSVPTTFSTRIFSDVAGDITVIVDGESFLLHKFPLVARSGKMRKKVRELKDSSSTIELRDFPGGPTTFELAIKFCYGIVFDITAFNVVALRCAAGYLEMTDDYKEENLIFLAENYHDKIFFRSLHESVQVLCSCQTQEMAETFEIPNRCVEAIAMNAYRKQLVSGLSEELKGRDCLELLTEELSALGIDYYSRVVSAMARLGVRSESIVASLVHYAKASVKGIINRNCEEQRKIVEAVVTLLPNEQKGSYSFSIIPLSFLFGMLKVGTIIDIEISCRLELEHRIGHQLETASLDDLLIPSVENDDSLYDVDTVHRILTFFLERIEEEDEECGYDSDSTGQYSSLLKVGRLMDAYLAEIAPDPYLNLHKFTAIIETLPEHARIIDDGIYRAIDMYLKAHPLLTEEESKKLCKFVNCNKLSEEASNHVAQNDRLPVQMVVRVLYSEQMRLKKALSGESEEGSSSWVLSSGVQSRAVSPRDTYASLRRENRDLKLEISRMRVRVSELEKEHNLMKHEMIEKSGNNNGGRTFLTSLSKGIGRIAIFGRENRRMNNRKLRSVSERKPIRRRGS from the exons ATGGGAACTATTTCAGACAGCccttctttatctctctcttctccttcttataCTCCTTGTAACAGTCGCTCCTCTGTTCCTACCACCTTCTCCACTCG CATATTCTCTGATGTTGCGGGTGACATCACTGTTATTGTCGATGGGGAATCATTTCTACTCCACAAG TTTCCGCTAGTAGCTAGGAGTGGAAAAATGAGGAAGAAGGTGAGAGAACTCAAGGACTCTTCTTCCACCATCGAGCTCAGAGATTTCCCTGGTGGACCTACGACGTTTGAACTCGCCATAAAGTTCTGTTACGGTATTGTCTTCGACATCACTGCCTTCAACGTTGTTGCTCTCCGTTGCGCTGCTGGTTATCTTGAGATGACTGACGACTATAAAGAAGAGAATCTGATCTTCCTAGCCGAGAATTACCACGACAAGATCTTTTTCCGCAGTCTCCACGAATCTGTCCAAGTACTCTGTTCTTGTCAGACGCAAGAGATGGCTGAAACGTTTGAAATCCCTAACAGGTGCGTGGAGGCAATCGCCATGAACGCTTATAGAAAACAGTTAGTATCAGGTTTGTCAGAGGAGCTCAAGGGAAGAGATTGTCTCGAGCTGTTGACCGAAGAACTCTCTGCTCTCGGGATTGATTACTACTCCCGAGTTGTATCAGCAATGGCGAGATTAGGCGTAAGGTCAGAGAGTATCGTCGCTTCTCTTGTGCATTACGCTAAAGCATCAGTAAAAGGTATCATCAACCGAAACTGCGAGGAGCAGAGGAAAATAGTTGAAGCCGTGGTTACACTTTTGCCGAATGAACAAAAAGGATCTTATTCTTTCTCAATTATACCTCTCAGTTTCCTCTTTGGGATGCTAAAGGTTGGAACTATAATAGATATAGAGATCTCTTGCAGGCTCGAGTTAGAACATAGAATCGGGCATCAGCTAGAGACCGCGTCTCTCGATGACCTTCTTATACCATCTGTCGAAAACGACGATTCACTTTATGATGTGGATACTGTCCATAGGATACTCACATTCTTTCTTGAGAGgatcgaggaagaagatgaggaatgTGGTTACGACTCTGATTCCACAGGACAGTACAGTTCGTTGCTAAAAGTGGGACGGCTCATGGATGCTTACTTGGCTGAGATCGCACCGGATCCATACCTGAATCTACACAAGTTCACGGCCATTATAGAGACATTACCCGAACATGCACGTATCATAGACGACGGGATCTACAGAGCCATCGATATGTATCTCaag GCTCATCCGTTAttgacagaagaagaaagcaagaagCTTTGCAAATTCGTTAACTGCAACAAACTCTCAGAAGAAGCAAGCAACCACGTGGCACAAAACGATCGGCTTCCAGTACAAATGGTGGTTCGAGTGCTTTACTCGGAACAGATGCGACTAAAGAAAGCTCTGTCGGGAGAATCAGAAGAAGGGTCGTCGTCGTGGGTTCTGTCGTCAGGGGTACAAAGCAGAGCGGTTTCGCCAAGAGACACGTATGCATCGTTGAGAAGAGAGAACAGAGATCTGAAACTGGAGATATCGAGgatgagagtgagagtgagtgAGTTAGAGAAAGAACACAATTTGATGAAACACGAGATGATAGAGAAATCTGGTAATAATAACGGTGGAAGAACGTTCTTGACGTCGCTGTCCAAAGGGATTGGGAGGATTGCGATATTCGGTAGAGAAAACCGGCGAATGAATAACCGGAAATTGAGGTCGGTATCGGAAAGAAAGCCAATTAGAAGGAGGGGTAGTTAA